ATAAGTGTATTCGTTGCGTTGGAAATCCAATAGACAGATTTGAAGAAGATGCACTTAGAATGCTTAGAGCGATTAGATTTTCTGCACAGCTTAATTTTAAAATAGCTGAAGGTACTAAACAAAGCATATACAAAAGAACAGATTTAATAAAATGTGTGTCTATGGAAAGAATTCAAGTAGAATTTAATAAAATGCTAGTATCTGATTCGTCTAAGTTAAATTTATTAATTTCAACAGGATTATTGAAATTTATAATTCCTGAAATATGTGAGTTAGAGGATGTTATTCAACATAATCCATATCATATTTATAATGTTGGGAAACATACTTTAATAGCTACTGAAGTAATCGAAGATGAATTGTATCTAAAGCTTACAATGTTATTTCATGATTTGGGTAAAAAAATTACTAAAACGACTGATAAAAATGGAATTGACCATTTTTATAGTCACAGCAGGGAGTCTGTCAAAATAGCAAAGCAAATTTTGAAGAGACTTAAGTATGATAATTCTACTATTGATAAAGTTTTAGTATTAATACAATATCATGATTATAGAATAGAGCCAAAGAGAAAAATTATTAAAAAGTTATTAAATAAACTGGGAGATATTGAATTATTTGAAGATTTAATAAAAGTTAATTGGGCTGACACTCTTGCTAAAAATCCAAAATATGCAAAACAGAAAATATTAAACCTTATTGAGAGTGAAAAAGAATTTAAACATATAATAAGTCAAAATGAATGCTTTCATATTAAAGACTTAGCTATTAATGGAAACGATTTAATGTCCATAGGTGTTAAACCAGGTAAAGATATAGGATATTTATTAAATAAGATTCTTGAAATTGTTATCAATAATCCAGAATTAAATGAAAAAGAAATTTTAAAAGAAAAAGTATTAGATATATATACATTTTAAGTCAAAAGATTAAACTTCAATTTAATTAATTTAAGATAGAAAATATAATTCACATTTAAAAAAATAGACAATCTTTAAAGATTGAGATTATAAAGGTTGATACTCTAGAATTTTAAATGTATAGCAAATTAATATAAAGCTAGTAAGTTAATATAAAGTTAGTAAATTAATATAAAAAAAAACTTTGGGAATACTAAAACCATAAATTTATAAAATTAATATTTTATGCACTTATAAAACAGTGAGGAGGGACATCATGCGTACTCAACTACAAAAGACTATTGGTCTTTCCGCAGCTCTTTCTACTGTTGTAGGTATGGTTATAGGTTCGGGAGTTTTTTTTAAACCACAGGCAATATATACTACAACTAATGGAGCTCCAGGGCTAGGGATTATAGCATGGCTTTTAGGTGGATTTATAACAATAACTGCTGGACTTACAGCTACAGAAATATCAGCTGCTATCCCAAAAACTGGTGGTATGATGATTTATATTGAAGAGATATATGGAGAAAAACTAGGATTTTTAACTGGATGGATGCAAACTGTATTATTTTTTCCAGGAACATCAGCAGCATTAGGGGTAATATTTGCTCAACAAGCATCTGAACTTTTAAATATGAGTCCAAACAATATGGCAGTTGTGCTTCCAATAGCAATTGGAGTAATACTGTTTTTATCATTACTTAATATAATAGGTTCATCATTGGGAGGAAAAGTTCAGACAGTAGCTACTATTGGAAAGATGATACCATTAGCACTAATAATAATCTTTGGATTCATTAAAGGTCAAAGTAGTGAAATATTAAATCCCTTTGTAGGTGATGGGGTTAGTGTGTCAAGCGCACTGGGACAAGTATTAATAGCAACATTGTTTGCATATGATGGATGGATAAATGTTGGTGCTATCTCAGGAGAGATGAAATCTCCAGAAAAAGATTTACCAAGAGCAATAGTTGGTGGGCTATCATTAGTTATGGCAGTCTATATTATAATAAATGTTGCATATCTTTGGGTTGTGCCAGCAAGTGAATTAGCAACTGTTACTTCACCAGCAACATTAGTTGCAACAAAATTATTTGGAAATTTAGGTGGAAAAGTAATAACTGTGGGTATATTAATATCAGTGTTTGGTACATTAAATGGATATTTATTAACAGGG
This sequence is a window from Clostridioides difficile. Protein-coding genes within it:
- a CDS encoding amino acid permease yields the protein MRTQLQKTIGLSAALSTVVGMVIGSGVFFKPQAIYTTTNGAPGLGIIAWLLGGFITITAGLTATEISAAIPKTGGMMIYIEEIYGEKLGFLTGWMQTVLFFPGTSAALGVIFAQQASELLNMSPNNMAVVLPIAIGVILFLSLLNIIGSSLGGKVQTVATIGKMIPLALIIIFGFIKGQSSEILNPFVGDGVSVSSALGQVLIATLFAYDGWINVGAISGEMKSPEKDLPRAIVGGLSLVMAVYIIINVAYLWVVPASELATVTSPATLVATKLFGNLGGKVITVGILISVFGTLNGYLLTGSRIPYTLAERGTLPASKVLLKVNSGGSPVNSILLITILACIYALSGQFNLLTDLTIFSIWVFYVLTFVGVIRLRREQPDLHRPYKVPLYPIIPIIAILGGLFVIINQILTSTVISLGGIFITLLGLPVYYYMKKR
- a CDS encoding CCA tRNA nucleotidyltransferase, with amino-acid sequence MINIEIPKKVDYIIKELEKNGYEAYVVGGCVRDCLLERIPNDWDITTSARPEKVVEIFKKTIPTGVQHGTVTVMIEHEPFEVTTYRIDGSYSDGRHPDSIEFTNDIVKDLSRRDFTVNAIAYNSKTGLVDPFNGCEDIQNKCIRCVGNPIDRFEEDALRMLRAIRFSAQLNFKIAEGTKQSIYKRTDLIKCVSMERIQVEFNKMLVSDSSKLNLLISTGLLKFIIPEICELEDVIQHNPYHIYNVGKHTLIATEVIEDELYLKLTMLFHDLGKKITKTTDKNGIDHFYSHSRESVKIAKQILKRLKYDNSTIDKVLVLIQYHDYRIEPKRKIIKKLLNKLGDIELFEDLIKVNWADTLAKNPKYAKQKILNLIESEKEFKHIISQNECFHIKDLAINGNDLMSIGVKPGKDIGYLLNKILEIVINNPELNEKEILKEKVLDIYTF